Part of the Macrobrachium nipponense isolate FS-2020 chromosome 19, ASM1510439v2, whole genome shotgun sequence genome, ATTGCAAGACCAGTGAGTCGATCCTGTCCCATGGAAGACTTTAGATTGGTCTTGATGAGCTTCAGCtttgagaagctcctctctgctGAGGCCGCCACAGTCACAGGCAGAGTGCAGGCGATTCTCAGGGCAACCCACAGATTAGGATACAGTTCCTCCAAATGTTTTTTGTGAAGAAAGGTGAGGAGCTTAAGAGCAGTCATGTCATCTGAGGGTAAGCTTGACAAGTTTTTGACTGCCACAGCTAGTTCCTTTCCATCAATGTCACTTTCATTTCCAGTGCCTAATGTCATGCAGAGGTTGTCACACTGGTTGCTCAATGCCTGATCATCCAGTTTTTGGAAATTGAGCAGCACTCCAAATCTGTCTCTCATTAAACCCAGTGTTTCAAACCTATCAGTTAAGGAT contains:
- the LOC135211682 gene encoding uncharacterized protein LOC135211682; translation: MQLDVAVDLLTKAKTFPTNYRRTGFASAQASAKEAVLKRLRTTNKHFAYEAPHEPIADAMKRLEATFLNVVVDTVTESLTDRFETLGLMRDRFGVLLNFQKLDDQALSNQCDNLCMTLGTGNESDIDGKELAVAVKNLSSLPSDDMTALKLLTFLHKKHLEELYPNLWVALRIACTLPVTVAASAERSFSKLKLIKTNLKSSMGQDRLTGLAIININHEVGKQVSFEDIIDDFVSKKKP